DNA sequence from the Equus quagga isolate Etosha38 unplaced genomic scaffold, UCLA_HA_Equagga_1.0 182852_RagTag, whole genome shotgun sequence genome:
ACCACAGAAGAGCAAACAGTAATGGCCaacccaggagctggaagaggcgctcagcttcattagtcatcagataacaggaaagaaagtcagaggaaggaaaaggtgcACCCACCAGGTGCCACAGGCGACAGCACCAAGAGCCTGCAGCCTCAAGAGTCTCATGAACGGCGAGTGGGAATGCTCGCTGCACAGTTCTGTGGAAAAGACTCCCCGAGACTCCTCGTCCCCAGGAAGTTGAGGACCGCATGTTCCTTCCCAGCAGACTGTGTGCACAGGAGTCTTTCACAGTGTCCTCACCTGGAACAGCCCATATGGATGTGCAGATAAATTGTTAGAACATACACATGAATTGTGTTGCTTGTTGCTGAGAGGATGGTGGGGCTCCTCCAGGCCACTCAGCTGGTGCAGAGCCTGGAGAAGTTtccagccctctgcctcccccatccAGGCCTTCTTTCCCCAGTGCTGCCTTCCTGACTTAGGTGGTGTCTCTGACCCCgtgtccctctctgtccccagagcccacgATGGTGTTTGCCAAGGAGCAGCCGACCCACAGGGAGGTGCAGGCCAAGGCGGGGGCCAGCGCCACACTGAGCTGCGAGGTGGCCCAGGCCCAGACAGAGGTGACGTGGTTCAAGGACGGGAAGAAGCTGAGTGCGAGCAAGAAAGTGCAGGTGGAGGCCAAGGGCTGCACCCGgcggctggtggtgcagcaggcAGGGAAGGCGGACGCAGGGGAGTACAGCTGTGAGGCCGGGGGCCAGAAGGTCTCCTTCCGCCTGGGCGTCACAGGTCAGTTCTCAGAAGTACTAAGTTAACCTATCTGGAGTTGATGGTGGGCCTGACATACAGCCCAGATGACCCTGGTGTTCTTTCCATTAGACTTCATCTCTTGATGTCTCCCATCCTCCCCCCTCCCATTTTCACACCCAAGATTGGGCCAAGGGAACAGGGACGGAGGGCGTGTACGAAGGGAGAGGCTGTTGTGTACCAAGCATTGCATTTCCATGTCGTGGTGCTTAGTCACATTTTCCCAGCACCTGCTCAGAACCCTCTGGTGGTCTTCATGTCCAGGAATCTGGCTCTACCTGATGCATGGGACTGAGGCAGACCAGATGTCTCTCTCCTGGGTTGTTCTGGCAGATCACACCTACCCTCACCCAGCACACATGAGGTGTCCTGCTAGCCAGAGATGCTTGAAGGCATTCAACCAGGACAAAGGGGAATTCCAACCACATAATCAAACCTCAGATTAGCTCAAGACTGAGCTTTGGGTTATCAAAGTTTTAGTGTTCTTGGACACTCTTCCTTGTTTTCACGTGCATGGAGAAGTTCTGTCTGCACCCATGTGTAACAAAATCTAGATCCACATTTTGTTTCAATGTCTGTGCAAAATACACAAAGAGCAGAGGATTACAAGTTGATCGATTCCTAGAAAACTATatcaaaactcacacaagaaaaaatagacaagttgaACAGtcctttaatcttttaaataaacagaacCATAATAAATAGTCTCCTCACAGCATAATATCTAAGCCCAGTGCTTCTACTGTTAAATTGTACCAAATATTCTGGAAATAAGTTATTCCGCATTCGTCGAGATTCTTCTAGAATATTGAAAAGAGAGATATACCCTTTACTCACTTTATGTAGGTAACATATCAGTACCAAAATCTCACAAAGTAAATATGAAGAATTAACACAGGCCAGCGTCTTGTTGATATCAAGGCTAATATCttgaacaaaatactagcaacctgaattcagcaatttaTTAAGATGATGCTACACCATGACAAAAGTCATATTCCAGGACCGCAAAGCTGGTTTAACAtgagaaatattagaaaatcagtCCAAAACTTGACACtaacaaactgaaagaaaaaattatgtggCTTCCTcccaaaatggagaataaaagcatttgataaaatatgacatcataaatccagaagaaatattttataaaatttagcaTCAACTCCTTCcataaaattcttaacaaaatgtaaataaaagggttctttcttaatttaataatattttaatttaataatatttcttaatttgatagtataataatttaataatatttcttaatttgataGTATAGGGAAAATTAGCTGAATCACACTTAAAGTGAAACTTTGAAAGCATTGCCTTTGAGACGGGGAACCAGCCAAGGGAGCGGCTGTCGCCACTGCAGTGCAACCTTGACAGCACAGTTAGGAGGGAAATAAAACAGGTGCAACACTTGGAAATGTCAAAAATGGAactcacagatgatatgatttccAATTTAGAAAACCCGGAAACAGTAATGATTCAACTTAGTAAGAGAGTTGGGAAGGATTACTGCGTACAAAAGTCAACATTCAGAAAGCACTTAAACGTCTACATACCAGAAACAAGAAGCTGAGAAATCACGTTAAAAGAGTTGCAGGAACATCGGAAGGATGATGTTACCAATTCCAAGTCTAATAAAATAGATTAGAAGCTTCATAGGCAAAAACTATTAAGTATTattgagagacagaaaaaagacttAAATCAATGGATAGAAGCCAGTGGAAGACCCAGAGGCGTTCAGTCCCTGTCAAAACTCAAATAATAGTTGTTTTGGGTGTGAGAATGTTGACAGGTTGATTGCAGAGGCCAGCAGAGCCCAGCCAACAGGCGGAACATGTGGGGACATCTGCTCTATCCGGCGTCAGACAGTGGGTCTCAGTGCAGACAGACAGCAGCCCGAAGGAGCGGAGGTGGGCTCCAAGTCGGCTCTGTGTAAGACCTGACTGCCTCCCTTCCTGTTACCCTGGAGCTGGCATGAGCTGTGGAGAAAGGAGCATCTTCTCATAAATGGTCCTAAGACCATTagccatatggaaaaataaagtgaaatttgacagctacctcacaccacacaaaAATCACCtccaggaggccagccccatggtggagtggtggagtgcagtgcactccacttcagcagccggggtttGCAGGTCCAGATCCCAAGCACGGGCCTCCACCACTcgtcatccatgctgtggcagtgacccacatataaagtagaggattattggcacaaatgttagctcagggaaaatcttcctcaggaaaaaaaactccAAGGGAGCTGGAGACTTCAGCGTGAGGGGTAAAACAAACTTTTATCAGACAATGTGGATTATTCAATGACCTCAGGGTAATGAAAGATTTCTTACACAGAACACTAATATGCAAACCACAAAGGACAAAGTGATATATTTGCCTATAGCAAAACTAATAACTTTATTTCACCAGAAAACCTTTCCTCATGAAGGAGTGAAAGGCAGGGCACAAATGGGGAGGATAATGACAGACACACCCGTCAGCACCCAGCTTTAATGACTTAAAGAGCTTCTCAAGGAAGGCGACCAGTAAGTCAGTGCTGTTGAAAGTCGGGCAAAAGCCTTGGA
Encoded proteins:
- the LOC124233287 gene encoding obscurin-like, translating into RIPLSPEPSVVFAKEQPAHKDVQAEVGTSATLSCEVAQAQTEVTWFKDGKKLSASSKVHVEAKGCTRRLVVQQAGKADAGEYSCEAGGQKVSFRLDVTEPTMVFAKEQPTHREVQAKAGASATLSCEVAQAQTEVTWFKDGKKLSASKKVQVEAKGCTRRLVVQQAGKADAGEYSCEAGGQKVSFRLGVTEASRAQPTGGTCGDICSIRRQTVGLSADRQQPEGAEVGSKSALCKT